A region of Thermorudis peleae DNA encodes the following proteins:
- a CDS encoding NAD-dependent epimerase/dehydratase family protein: MSQQRMRVLITGAGGRIGTTLALHLRDRYALRLHYHHAPPNPPVDDVVTGDVSDFAAMQRAVTGVDAVVHLAADPRTTAPWDSVLPNNIIGTYNVFEAARQAGVRKIVFASTNHVMGMYDRDHQWPVYSHLPVRPDSLYGVSKAFGEALGRYYADRYGISVICLRIGWFLSEPHDEISRWMWLSPRDCVQIVWRALESPLPFGIFYAISNNSGRHWDITDAMELLGYRPEDDAERFFTDTAEPAPDAS; encoded by the coding sequence ATGAGCCAGCAGCGCATGCGCGTGTTAATCACCGGCGCCGGTGGACGCATCGGCACCACGCTCGCCCTCCACCTGCGCGATCGCTATGCCCTGCGCCTCCACTACCATCACGCCCCACCCAACCCACCGGTCGACGACGTCGTCACCGGCGATGTCAGCGACTTCGCCGCAATGCAGCGTGCTGTCACCGGCGTCGATGCGGTCGTGCACCTGGCCGCGGACCCACGCACCACGGCACCGTGGGACAGTGTCCTGCCCAACAATATCATCGGCACCTACAACGTCTTTGAAGCAGCACGACAGGCCGGCGTGCGCAAGATCGTCTTCGCCTCCACCAACCACGTCATGGGGATGTACGATCGCGACCACCAGTGGCCGGTCTACTCGCACCTGCCGGTGCGCCCCGACTCGCTCTACGGCGTCTCGAAAGCCTTCGGCGAAGCCCTCGGCCGCTACTATGCCGACCGCTACGGCATCTCCGTCATCTGCCTGCGGATCGGCTGGTTCTTGTCCGAGCCGCACGATGAAATCAGTCGATGGATGTGGCTGAGCCCGCGCGATTGCGTGCAGATCGTCTGGCGCGCACTTGAAAGCCCGTTACCCTTCGGTATCTTCTACGCCATCTCCAACAACAGCGGGCGCCATTGGGATATCACCGACGCGATGGAGTTGCTCGGCTACCGCCCCGAGGACGACGCCGAACGGTTCTTTACCGACACGGCCGAGCCTGCGCCCGATGCATCCTGA
- a CDS encoding SMP-30/gluconolactonase/LRE family protein: protein MTDRTPRLVADTRCAVGEGPLWHPQEQCLYWIDIPTGQLFRYDPATGTHALVFHAPAAIGGFTIQADGALLLFMARGMIAIWRRDGSFTPIVPEIPDERHTRFNDVVADPHGRVFAGTMATPERPGRLYRIDPDGQRTTLLDDALIPNGMDFSPDLRHFYYTDSDRRSILRFDYDAATGALTNPQVFVTVPEGEGVPDGLTVDAEGYVWSARWDGSALYRYTPDGQVDQVIHFPARKVSSVIFGGPDYTDLYVTTAGGDNRAHEGPGAGALFHLRPGVRGRPPFFSRLGLEPSPAEHGPQRR, encoded by the coding sequence ATGACTGATCGAACACCGCGCCTCGTCGCTGATACCCGTTGCGCCGTTGGCGAAGGCCCGCTCTGGCACCCACAGGAGCAGTGCCTCTACTGGATCGACATCCCAACCGGCCAGCTTTTCCGCTACGACCCCGCCACCGGCACGCACGCGCTCGTCTTCCATGCCCCAGCGGCCATCGGCGGCTTCACCATCCAGGCCGACGGCGCGCTCTTGCTCTTCATGGCACGCGGCATGATCGCCATCTGGCGCCGCGACGGTTCCTTCACGCCCATCGTCCCCGAAATCCCGGACGAGCGCCACACCCGCTTCAACGACGTCGTCGCTGACCCGCACGGCCGTGTTTTCGCCGGCACCATGGCCACGCCTGAGCGGCCCGGCCGGCTCTACCGGATCGACCCCGATGGCCAGCGCACTACGCTGCTCGATGACGCACTCATCCCGAACGGCATGGACTTCTCCCCAGACCTCCGCCACTTCTACTACACCGATTCTGATCGGCGCAGCATCCTGCGTTTCGACTACGACGCCGCCACTGGCGCGCTCACCAATCCCCAGGTCTTCGTGACGGTACCCGAGGGCGAAGGCGTGCCTGACGGCCTGACTGTCGACGCTGAAGGCTACGTCTGGTCAGCCCGCTGGGACGGCAGCGCGCTCTACCGCTACACCCCAGACGGCCAGGTCGACCAGGTGATCCACTTCCCGGCCCGCAAGGTGTCGAGCGTCATCTTCGGCGGGCCAGACTACACCGACCTGTACGTGACAACCGCTGGTGGCGACAACCGCGCGCACGAAGGCCCGGGGGCCGGCGCGCTCTTCCACCTCCGCCCTGGCGTACGTGGGCGTCCGCCCTTCTTCAGCCGTCTCGGCTTGGAGCCCTCTCCAGCCGAGCATGGTCCGCAACGCAGGTGA
- a CDS encoding ATP-grasp domain-containing protein: protein MPRRPRRVALLTTPTSYRTAAFLSAAERAGLETLVFTDTPTPLAQQWHSPFAVDFSRPEEAADAICAVLAERPVAAVLPVDDSGTLLAALVATRLGLPQNDPEAALAARDKLIMRQRLHAGGLPIPSFTPYPAALDPATIADQQPYPCVVKPTRLSGSRGVIRADTPADFVAAFQRLQRILLADGVALDQAVVLVETFIPGVEVALEGLLTDGQLHVLALFDKPDPLDGPFFEETIYVTPSRLPPATQQAIAACTERAARSLGLRTGPVHAELRVNEQGPWVIELAGRSIGGLCSTILEFGTGMTLEELILRHAVGDPITSLDRRPDAVGVMMIPIPRAGILRRVEGIPEACAVPGITGVEITAKRNAPLVPLPEGASYLGFIFARADTPDAVEAALREAHRRLRFHISPEIPLLVAPTPAGAARPA, encoded by the coding sequence GTGCCGAGACGACCGCGCCGTGTTGCCCTCCTGACGACACCGACAAGCTATCGCACCGCGGCGTTCCTCAGCGCTGCGGAGCGGGCCGGGCTTGAGACGCTCGTGTTCACCGACACACCCACGCCGCTGGCCCAGCAGTGGCACTCGCCCTTCGCCGTTGATTTCAGCCGGCCGGAGGAAGCTGCTGACGCGATCTGCGCCGTCCTGGCTGAACGCCCGGTCGCTGCTGTCCTGCCGGTTGACGATAGCGGCACCCTCCTGGCCGCGCTGGTCGCCACGCGGCTCGGCCTGCCGCAGAACGACCCTGAGGCTGCACTCGCAGCCCGCGACAAGCTGATCATGCGCCAGCGGCTTCACGCCGGCGGCCTGCCAATCCCGTCCTTCACGCCCTACCCGGCAGCGCTCGACCCGGCGACCATCGCTGACCAGCAGCCCTATCCCTGTGTCGTCAAGCCGACCCGGCTTTCGGGGAGCCGCGGGGTGATCCGTGCCGATACGCCGGCGGATTTCGTCGCCGCGTTCCAGCGCCTGCAACGCATCCTGCTTGCCGACGGCGTTGCCCTGGACCAGGCGGTCGTGCTGGTCGAAACGTTCATCCCCGGCGTCGAGGTCGCGCTCGAAGGCCTGCTCACTGACGGTCAGTTGCACGTCCTTGCACTTTTCGATAAGCCCGATCCGCTCGATGGCCCGTTTTTTGAAGAGACGATCTACGTCACGCCGTCACGCCTGCCACCCGCAACCCAGCAGGCGATCGCCGCCTGCACTGAACGGGCTGCGCGCAGCCTGGGGCTCCGCACAGGGCCGGTCCACGCCGAACTGCGTGTGAACGAGCAGGGGCCATGGGTGATTGAGCTGGCCGGCCGATCAATTGGCGGCCTGTGCTCGACCATTTTAGAATTCGGCACTGGCATGACGCTCGAGGAACTGATTCTGCGCCACGCCGTCGGCGACCCGATCACGTCGCTCGATCGGCGGCCGGATGCGGTCGGCGTCATGATGATCCCGATTCCGCGTGCGGGCATTCTGCGCCGGGTCGAGGGCATCCCGGAGGCATGCGCCGTACCGGGCATCACGGGTGTGGAGATCACGGCCAAGCGCAACGCTCCCCTCGTGCCGTTGCCGGAAGGCGCGAGCTACTTAGGCTTCATCTTCGCGCGTGCTGACACGCCAGACGCGGTCGAGGCCGCGCTGCGCGAGGCCCATCGCCGTCTCCGCTTCCACATCAGTCCGGAAATCCCGCTGCTGGTCGCGCCAACGCCGGCCGGCGCAGCCCGCCCTGCATGA
- a CDS encoding oxidative damage protection protein: MPRMVFCAKLRKELPGLEKPPFPGPLGERIYNEISQQAWDMWREYQTIVINHYGLNPADPDDRAVLRQEMERFFFGEEEEMPEGWTPPGAGSSAKKGAPARKK, translated from the coding sequence ATGCCACGAATGGTCTTCTGCGCAAAGCTGCGCAAAGAGTTGCCTGGATTGGAAAAGCCACCGTTTCCTGGCCCGCTCGGTGAGCGGATCTATAACGAGATCTCCCAGCAGGCCTGGGACATGTGGCGCGAATACCAGACGATCGTGATCAACCATTATGGCCTTAACCCCGCTGACCCCGACGACCGTGCCGTCCTGCGCCAGGAGATGGAGCGGTTCTTCTTCGGCGAAGAAGAGGAGATGCCCGAGGGCTGGACGCCACCCGGGGCTGGGAGCAGCGCCAAGAAAGGCGCCCCCGCGCGCAAGAAGTAG